One genomic segment of Pseudomonas sp. p1(2021b) includes these proteins:
- a CDS encoding VOC family protein, translating into MAVKPVPEGQHSITPYLGIKDAAKAIEFYKQAFGAVEMFRLEGPDGRIGHAELKIGDSSLMLADPCDMEGGLTASQSLGGTAVGLHLYVEDCDKIYDQAIAAGALSLRPVQDQFYGDRSGTLKDPFGNLWFVSTHKEDLSPEEIRARAAKLFGGQ; encoded by the coding sequence ATGGCGGTCAAACCTGTTCCCGAAGGACAACACAGCATCACGCCCTACCTGGGCATCAAGGACGCGGCAAAGGCCATCGAGTTCTACAAGCAGGCCTTTGGTGCGGTGGAGATGTTCCGTCTCGAAGGCCCCGACGGCCGCATCGGCCATGCGGAGCTCAAGATCGGCGACTCCTCGCTGATGCTCGCCGACCCCTGCGACATGGAAGGCGGGCTCACCGCCAGCCAGTCACTGGGTGGCACGGCTGTCGGTCTCCACCTGTATGTCGAAGACTGCGACAAAATCTACGACCAGGCCATCGCCGCCGGCGCGCTGTCCCTGCGCCCGGTGCAGGACCAATTCTACGGCGACCGCAGCGGCACGCTGAAAGACCCGTTCGGCAACCTGTGGTTCGTCTCCACTCATAAGGAAGACCTCAGCCCAGAGGAAATCCGCGCCCGCGCCGCTAAACTGTTCGGCGGCCAGTGA
- a CDS encoding NADP-dependent glyceraldehyde-3-phosphate dehydrogenase, with protein sequence MDRLLDSLFPTPDAIPEAWRLGEPLEQRDYLVGGQLRRWDGPLATVRSPVWLKHGDSEQQVILGSAPLLDADTALTALDAAVQAYDKGRGAWPTMRVAERIQHVEAFLGRMREQRTAVVKLLMWEIGKNLKDSEKEFDRTCDYIVDTINALKDLDRRSSRFELEQGTLGQIRRAPLGVALCMGPYNYPLNETFTTLIPALIMGNTVVFKPAKFGVLLIHPLLEAFRDSFPPGVINVIYGRGRETVSALMASGKIDVFAFIGTHKAASDLKKLHPRPHRLRAALGLDAKNPGIVLPQVDLDNAVEEAVTGALSFNGQRCTALKILFVHEDVVEPFLDKFQRKLAALKPGMPWEPGVALTPLPEPGKVDYLDGLVADAMAKGARVLNEGGGTSRGSFFYPALLYPVAPSMRVYHEEQFGPLVPVVPYRDLQTVIDYVLDSDYGQQLSLFGNDPQTIGMLVDTFANQVGRININAQCQRGPDTYPFNGRKNSAEGTLSVHDALRVFSIRTLVATRFQEANKALISEIIRNRQSSFLTTDYIF encoded by the coding sequence ATGGACCGTCTGCTCGATTCGCTGTTTCCCACCCCCGACGCTATCCCCGAGGCCTGGCGCCTGGGCGAGCCCCTGGAGCAACGCGACTACCTGGTCGGTGGCCAGCTCAGGCGTTGGGACGGCCCGTTGGCCACGGTACGCAGCCCGGTCTGGCTCAAGCACGGCGACAGTGAACAGCAAGTGATCCTCGGCAGTGCCCCGCTGCTCGACGCCGATACCGCCCTCACCGCACTGGATGCCGCCGTACAGGCCTACGACAAGGGGCGTGGAGCCTGGCCGACGATGCGCGTGGCCGAGCGTATCCAGCATGTCGAAGCCTTCCTGGGACGCATGCGCGAACAGCGCACGGCGGTGGTCAAGCTGCTGATGTGGGAGATCGGCAAGAACCTCAAGGACTCGGAAAAAGAGTTCGACCGTACCTGCGACTATATCGTCGACACCATCAATGCCCTCAAGGACCTCGACCGACGGTCGAGCCGCTTCGAACTCGAGCAAGGCACCCTCGGCCAGATCCGCCGCGCACCACTGGGCGTCGCGCTATGCATGGGCCCGTACAACTACCCGCTCAACGAGACCTTCACCACCCTGATCCCGGCGCTGATCATGGGCAACACCGTGGTGTTCAAACCGGCCAAGTTCGGCGTGCTGCTGATCCACCCGTTGCTCGAAGCCTTCCGCGACAGCTTCCCGCCAGGGGTCATCAATGTCATCTATGGCCGTGGCCGGGAAACGGTCAGCGCCCTGATGGCCAGCGGCAAGATCGACGTATTCGCCTTCATCGGCACCCACAAGGCCGCCAGCGACCTGAAGAAGCTGCACCCGCGCCCGCACCGCCTGCGTGCGGCCCTGGGCCTGGATGCCAAGAACCCTGGTATCGTCCTGCCCCAGGTGGACCTGGACAACGCCGTCGAGGAAGCGGTCACCGGCGCTCTGTCGTTCAACGGCCAACGCTGCACCGCGCTGAAGATCCTGTTCGTGCACGAAGATGTGGTCGAGCCGTTCCTCGACAAGTTCCAGCGCAAGCTCGCCGCGCTCAAGCCCGGCATGCCCTGGGAGCCGGGCGTGGCCCTGACGCCGTTGCCCGAGCCTGGCAAGGTCGACTACCTCGACGGCCTGGTGGCCGACGCCATGGCCAAGGGTGCCCGGGTACTCAACGAGGGAGGCGGCACCAGCCGCGGCTCGTTCTTCTACCCGGCCCTGCTCTACCCGGTGGCGCCCAGCATGCGCGTCTATCACGAGGAACAGTTCGGCCCGCTGGTGCCGGTGGTGCCCTACCGCGACCTGCAGACGGTGATCGACTATGTGCTCGATTCCGACTATGGCCAGCAGTTGAGCCTGTTCGGCAACGACCCGCAAACCATCGGCATGCTGGTCGATACCTTCGCCAACCAGGTTGGCCGCATCAATATCAATGCCCAGTGCCAGCGTGGCCCGGACACCTACCCGTTCAACGGCCGCAAGAACAGTGCCGAAGGCACCTTGTCGGTACACGACGCCCTGCGTGTGTTCTCCATCCGCACCCTGGTGGCCACCAGGTTCCAGGAAGCCAACAAGGCGCTGATCAGCGAGATCATCCGCAACCGCCAGTCGAGCTTCCTGACCACCGACTACATCTTCTAG
- the yiaY gene encoding L-threonine dehydrogenase has translation MSSTFFIPAVNIMGIDCLDEAMAAIAGYGLRKALIVTDQGLAKAGVAERIAGLLARRDIDSVIFDGAKPNPSIANVEAGLALLQRERCDCVVSLGGGSPHDCAKGIALCATNGGRISDYEGVDRSSKPQLPLIAINTTAGTASEMTRFCIITDEARHVKMAIVDRNVTPILSVNDPALMVGMPKDLTAATGMDALTHAIEAYVSTAATPITDACALKAVTLISTNLRQAVADGNDLQARENMVYAQFLAGMAFNNASLGYVHAMAHQLGGFYDLPHGVCNAILLPHVQRFNAKVCAARLRDVAKAMGVKVCGLDAEQGAGTAISAIEHLAAAIGIPAGLAELGVKVEDVPVLAANALKDACGLTNPRPANQAEIEAIFRAAF, from the coding sequence ATGAGCAGCACCTTCTTCATCCCCGCCGTGAACATCATGGGCATCGACTGCCTTGACGAGGCGATGGCGGCCATCGCCGGCTACGGCCTGCGCAAGGCCCTGATCGTCACGGACCAGGGCCTGGCGAAAGCCGGCGTGGCCGAGCGTATTGCCGGCTTGCTGGCCAGGCGCGACATCGATTCGGTGATATTCGACGGCGCCAAGCCGAACCCGAGCATCGCCAACGTCGAGGCCGGGCTGGCCTTGTTGCAGCGTGAGCGTTGCGATTGCGTGGTGTCCCTTGGCGGCGGCTCGCCCCACGACTGCGCCAAGGGGATCGCCCTGTGCGCGACCAACGGTGGGCGGATCAGCGACTACGAAGGCGTCGACCGCTCCAGCAAGCCGCAACTGCCGCTGATCGCCATCAATACCACCGCCGGCACCGCCAGCGAGATGACCCGCTTCTGCATCATCACCGACGAGGCGCGCCACGTGAAGATGGCCATCGTCGACCGCAACGTCACGCCGATCCTTTCGGTCAATGATCCGGCGCTGATGGTCGGCATGCCCAAGGACCTGACCGCCGCCACCGGCATGGATGCCTTGACTCATGCCATCGAAGCCTACGTATCGACTGCCGCCACGCCGATCACCGACGCCTGCGCGCTCAAAGCCGTGACCCTGATCAGCACCAACCTGCGCCAGGCCGTCGCCGATGGCAACGACCTGCAGGCACGGGAGAACATGGTCTATGCCCAGTTCCTCGCCGGCATGGCGTTCAACAATGCATCCCTGGGCTACGTACATGCCATGGCGCACCAGCTGGGGGGCTTCTACGACCTGCCGCACGGGGTGTGCAACGCCATCCTGCTGCCCCATGTGCAACGTTTCAACGCCAAGGTCTGTGCCGCGCGCCTGCGCGATGTGGCCAAGGCCATGGGTGTGAAGGTGTGTGGGTTGGACGCAGAGCAGGGCGCAGGTACGGCGATTTCAGCCATCGAGCACCTGGCGGCGGCGATCGGCATTCCGGCCGGGCTGGCAGAGCTCGGGGTCAAGGTGGAGGACGTACCGGTGCTGGCAGCCAATGCTCTGAAGGATGCCTGTGGCTTGACCAACCCGCGGCCGGCGAACCAGGCAGAGATCGAGGCGATCTTCAGGGCGGCGTTCTAG